The sequence below is a genomic window from Bactrocera neohumeralis isolate Rockhampton chromosome 4, APGP_CSIRO_Bneo_wtdbg2-racon-allhic-juicebox.fasta_v2, whole genome shotgun sequence.
taaatatctttaaaaaactaACTTGAAGATAGGAAGGTGCACTAGCAAACTTGctacatttaataaataattacctttataaatttaatagccATATACATAACATATCGGGACGATATACTGTATAACTGTTgtttagtaattttaaaaagGACTTGTTAGAAATATTCTTGGACTAATTCAGAAAATAGAACATCGCTATGTAACTTCTTTTTGGAGTCTCTAGATGTATACCACAATTACGAAAAATTATGAGACAAAACCTCCTATTCTCCTTTTTTCTAAATGGTAAAAATCTATTCTAAAACCAGCGAAGTTAACTTTTAGTTTGACAActtcatttgtttatttcaaataataatcaCAGAATGTCTCCAGAAAAAGATGATAAGGATAGCGCCGCGTCTTTCACTTTGATTAACATTCACTTCTCGTCACGCATTCGCCAAAATCGTTCAGCAAATATCCGGAATTGCACTGGCAGCCGGCGACGCATACTGCTGAGCAAGGTGTAGGCTCCGAAGGATTAGGATCATCACTGCATTTGGGCCGACAATCGATGCCGCATGGGGTATACTGTGCATTTGGGCCGCAAGCAATGCCTGAAAGcacacaaatatgtatttaattctaCACAGAGTGATATAACTATCCGACACTCACCTGGACCCTCTGGTTGTGCTATTGACATAGCCACAAAGGATGCACAAATTATGAGGAAAATAAAGCAGATATTGTTGCGCATATTAGAGGTCAGAAGTAAATAGAAATCACGTTCGAAAAGCTAAGTAATACTACTTTTACTGCGGTGGTGAGGTGGCTCTTTTATATTGGCGCCCTAATTGCATCCAGTTGCTGTATGTGATGCAtcttaattaattgttaatatgTGAGCACGATATTGACATTTGTGAGGAGTTATTTGTTCAGCGTTATTAGATACGACAATGCATGATTACCTTTAattatttataccctgaatagggtagaTGAAGTTTGCCATGATGTTTGAACACACAGAAGGAAACATCGGAAaccttataaaataaatgtcataGCGAGACAAACTGAGTAGATTAAGTCATGTCCATCTGTGTGTCAGTCAGTTCGCAAATACGAGAACTAGTACTTCAAGAAGCTGCCCATTTGTCAGTACCATTATAGAAAATGAATTAAGATTATATGtgtgaaagttttctatttGACGAGATTTCACagaatttggcatggattattatctaaggcaatagttcaattttcgaataaattgttcagtttGGATAACTAATAACAGAATCAAATAtctgtaaggaatcttttgtatttgtaaagggtattactAAAAGCTTCCGTGCAACCTAAGTTAacattttatcttttaattaattagccaattttttaatatgtccgTTTAAGACTGTTGGACAGGTACACTTGAAAGCACAGAGGCAACGAGCGATCCATTGTTTTAACATTGTCTCATAAAATATAGTAGAttgcaaatatgtaccattttggtagacctctttttgctatttttccgctagagacattattccatcagtgtaaaacttttatcactgtaaatcgatatttcaaaatttccagaacagaagcgagcgaaccattgttgtgttacacgaactgatacagcatcgcctccgtgaacttcacaaatttcattggtggcttgcatggcattcttcccttttttatacaaaaaattcaaaatatagcggatttctgcattattttcactcatttttgaacagctgtaattttttttcaactttcccaaatttaatttttttaatcggtCTTGCTAAAACACTTGCGTTCCCAAAGCAATTACCACAAAACGTATTTCTAttatatacgttctctgcaatTACTGTCGCggaaacattgaaaataattgttttgatTTCTTTGAGAGTTGATATTGAAATGTAACAATGCATTCGGAAAGCGCCTGAATATCGTCCATCTTTCAAAGACATTTCTAGAATGTGAATTTGTTTTGAAGAGACATTTTATTTAACGAAAGAAGGAATAATGcgcatttacaaaatttaatctaCTTCAATAATCGACGAttaattcccaaaaattttggtttacCTTGATTCCGTAGCCGAACTCTAGAAGAATCTCAAATTAtctaaaattccaaaaaagctATTACTATTGATAAGGTTAGGCgggtttgaaaatttcaaaaaatcgatttctttttgTCTTATTGAATAGTTTGAAATATTGTCCCATAATTTAAAATCGATCTGAGTAAAATTCTTAGCGCTAGACCCTTTGGTACTTCCGCTCATCAGGCGACGACGGAGTAGCGCACCGCAGTTCCATTTTTGAAGTCGGTCGACACGATTTCTCGAAAAGTTAGGGATCgattttgcacacatctttcAAATAACATTGCTTAGTTATTGAAAGcaggatttttttcttttcattacaacttatttttttaagtcaataaatggcgaaaaaatataagtaatgtTCGAAAGACTagtcaaaattttcattagtgACAAACGGGCGGCTTTCTCCAAAATAGttgttatttatgaaaaatttacacttcagaGTAGCTTAAAAAATGTAGATTATTATCAAAACCAACACCTTTCGATCATTACCTGcaagcgccgtcttgttgaaaccaaatcgTGGCTTTATAGCTTTCCAATTGACTGTAACTTTATCGCCGGCTTCATTTTTGCAATCCCAATTTGACAATTCTGTTTATTACAGTACCCAGTCAACCAAAGGTCCTCATGGctacacaaaattttgttttaaaaatcgcAATCGCTGGCCAACTCGTTTCAGGCTCATACACCGAACATACGACATGTTTAATGGTCGTTGGGAAAACATAGCAGTAAAGGAATTATTGAATtaacatttgaataatttttcttttattttgtgatACTGAAAAACTGAATGGTTTTTGGAGAGTTTAGAGAGGATTTGTGTGAAACACTCATTAACTATTTGGGAAGTTAGATCATTAGAGCGAAACTAGTCTGAAATCTCATGTACTCTACTACCAAGAAAAGATTTGAGGCAAAACTTCGACACTTCTGTTTTCATAAATGATTAAATTCGATTCAAAAGCACGTCATTGAAGTTGGTTTGTCAATTTTATTaggtgttaatttttgtttttttgatgtaAGAAGTTATGATATATGCCTCTTAAAACACCCTTTATAATTGAAATGATAAAACATGAAAATCTtctttttcaacataactttaCAGATAGCACTGTatgttattgtatttaaaaaacaaaattttgattaacATTCATTGCTCGTCACACATTGACCAGCATCGTTCAGTACATATCCGGAATTGCACTGGCAGCCGGCGACGCATACTGCTATGCAAGCTGTGGACTCCGCAGGATTATCACTGCATCTGGGCGGACAAGCGGTGCCGCATGAGGTATACTGTGCATTTGGGCCGCATGAAGCGCCTGAaagcacataaatatgtatttaattttacatagaGTGATATAATATTCCGATACTCACCCAAATCCTGCGGTCGTGCTACTGCCATAACAGCAAAGGATGCAAAAATCATGAGGAAAATAAAGCAGATCTTGTTGTCCATTTTAGAAATCAGAAGTAAATTGGAATTACGTTTGAAAAGCGGTGTAATACTACATTGCTTGTGGCGGTTAGAGCCTCTTTTATATCTGAATTGCATCGAGTTGTTGCAAGTAATGCgcaatttatgtaaatattttaattaagactTTATGTGTGAGCGCAGTATTGACATTTGTGAGAAGTTATTCGTTCTGGCCTGTTCGATACGGCCATATATGATTAACTTTTATTTGGTTTGTGATTTAGTTGTCATTTAGTGTAGCTTTTGTCAATTTATGAAGcgactgtatatatgtaagtactcaTGCACTCGCTTAATAAATTGAATACTTATCGGAGAAACAATAACTTTCGCTCTTTATATGTTTAAGTACAATATTCAATGAAGGTTGGCACAATAATTTATTCGTGGCTTGCTTTTATAAAGACTAAACAATTTCAAAGCAATCTCAATTCGATTTTCTCACTAATTTGAACATCATTAGGTTAATTAGTCAAAtaggttaacatttttttagttttaaaaattagctGACAAATCTTACTTAGTACCAAGTTCGTCTACGTGCGAGAAGAGTCTAGTGATttgatatgcatatataaatttcaGCCTTTCTCTAAGCTAAGAAAACTCACAAAAATTCCATTTTGTGATACATTCTGCTTAACTTTAAGTCcgatatttaagaaaattaaaaattctaagcTTAAATAATTATAGCAATCGAAATCGTTCGGCTGagagtatttttgaaaaagagcTAGTCTAACCAGATATCTACCACACCGTAAATTATAGTCATGTAATCATTggcattaaaataattatctaGATTATACCCTACTTAATAATATTCCAAATTGTATGTGATACGTTTAAACAGAATTGATTAATTAAATCAGTAGAGAACTGTGAATAATAATGCTAATTCAATTAGACGGTGTATAAATTAATCAGTATTTCATAAATTGAATGGGGAGAATTTTAACCTATTTAACTAATATACCCAAAGGTGCTCAAATTAGTGAGAAAATCGAATTGAGATTGCTATGAAATTGTTTAGTCTTTATAAAAGCAAGCCACGAATAAATTATTGTGCAATCCAtcattaaatattgtatttaaacatataaagagcgaaagtatttgttttttctgATAAGTACTAAATTTATTAAGCGAGTGCAtgagtacttatgtatatacagtcgCTTCATAAATTGACAAAAGCTACACTAAATGACAACTAAATCACAAACCGAATAAAAGTTAATCATATATGGCCGTATCGAACAGGCCAGAACGAATAACTTCTCACAAATGTCAATACTGTGCTCACACATAAAcacttaatttttatgtttacatAAATTGCGCATTACTTGCAACAACTCGATGCAATTCAGATATAAAAGAGGCTCTAACCGCCACAAGCAATGTAGTATTACACCGCTTTTCAAACGGGATTTCTATATACTTCTGATTTCTAAAATGAACAACAAGATCTGCTTTGTTTTCCTCATGATTTTTGCATCCTTTATGGCTATGGCACTAGCACGACCGCAGGATTCGGGTGAGTGTCGGAATATTATATCACtctatgtaaaattaaatacatatttatgtgcttTCAGGCGCTTCATGCGGCCCAAATGCACAGTATACCTCATGCGGCACCGCTTGTCCGCCCAGATGCAGTGATAATCCTGCGGAGTCCACAGCTTGCATAGCAGTATGCGTCCCCGGTTGCCAGTGCAATTCCGGATATGTGCTGAACGATGCTGGCCAATGTGTGAGGAGGAGTGAATGTTAATCAAAATTTAGATTCTTAGATACAATAACATACAGCGCTATCTGtaaagttatgttgaaaaagaagattttcatattttatcattttaattataaaggGTGGTTTTGGATGGATGTGTATAACTccttatttcaaataaaaaaaattaacacctAATAAAATTGACAAACCACACTTCAATGACGTGCTTTTGAAGcgaatttaatgatttatgaAAACAGAAATGTCGAAGTTTTGCCTCAAATCTTTTCTTGGTAGTAGAGTACATGAGATTTCAGACTAGTTTCGCTCTAATAGTCTAATTTCCCAAATAGTTAATGAGTGTTTCACACAAATCCTCTCTAAACTCTCCGAAAGCCATTCAGTTTTTcagtatttcaaaataatagaaaaattattcaaattttaattcaataattcCTTTACTGCTATGTTTTCCGAACGACCATAAAACATGTCGTATGTTCGGTGTATGAGCCTGAAACGAGTTGGCTAGCGATTgcgatttttaaaacaaaattttgtgtagCCATGAGGACCTTTGGTTGACTGGGTACTGTAATAAACAGAATTGTCATATTGGGAGTGATGATAACTTGGAAGCTATTGCTAAGATGCCGTTACATTCTCGAAAAggcactgtttggtgtgcttTATGGGTAGAGGGAATAATTGGTTCGTTTTTTTCACCTTGAGACCGGAAATTTCCCCCTAGAGATCGGCTACTTCAGGAATTCAAACTTGTTCTTAAGAAATCGATTATGAAATCtcttggaataaaaaattacaaaagtcgCGAATATGTCTGCATAAGTCAATCTAGATTCTAAAAGATGGAGGATTGTAGGACGCTTTCCgaatacttaataaattttcaaaataaactcTCGAAGAAATCAAAATAGTTAGAATCAATGTTCAGTAATATATTCGGAAAACAAGAGTTCCGTTAAAATAATATCTTTGCAAGAAGACTCATTTCAAGGGATTGGTTGTACATAAGTGGCAATTTCCTTAAACTCActattaactaaaataaaaactgcGGCATTACTTTAAGagtgatttcttaaaaataacatttggTATATAGTTTAATAGCTTAAATATAACGGTAAATAATGATGTGTGAACATAAATGCTTCTCTTTTGAGAGATGAGTGAGAGAAGTGACAGTTTGCTTAAATTCATTTAATAAGAATTGAACTctatgtgaattttttttagaaaaaagtgtaaatttgaattttttttactgaaaatacagTAACGTATAACCTTGattcaacaaattttcttaGATCTGCCAAAATGCTCGAATTTGTTGTTTGATGAAAGCTTGTCTCATTCAGATAAGCCGGATATATTCAAATACTATTGGAATGATAAACGGAGATGATAAAGAAATTTCAGTAACTAGAGCGTCACCAGGTGGAGAAGTTTTGGTTTAGGAAGGTTTTTGCCCTCTTCTGTGATCTACATTTCCCATTTCCCAAGATAGTCTTGTCAAtggatataaaaattattttgaattctttAATTGTTtctacaattatatattttgttttcaaagtaaaataacaaaagtgttttttaatttttattgtaaatatacgAATAATAATACTTTCATGACATTGAACTTGCAGTAATTTAACTGGGAACAGGGAAGAAACAACGTCGAGCAGctacaatcacaacagatagctaAACAGTTTTTTACTCAACTTGCACTCCTGATCCCTGAGTGTACTCATAAgaaactcggtataagagaactgaCAGCATTTAaagttccttacgtacagctgcaagcgaaaccattggttttggAAGTCGAAAGAACagctgtattaaaaaaaaactaaatttcgatTAACATTCACTGCTCAACACACATTGGCCAGCATTGTTCAGCACATATCCTGAATTGCACTGGCAGCCGACGCGGCATTCTTGCAGGCAAACTGCGCGAATTGGAAACGGACTAATATAGCATGTGGGCGGGCAAAAGGCGCCGCATGTAGTGAATTCTGCATTTGGACCGCACGAAATGCCTGAAAacacataaatgtgtatataaatctACGCAAACTGATATGTAGTTTCCGACACTCACCCGCATCCTGCGGTCGTGCTACTGCCATGGCCGTAAAGGATGCAAAAATCatgattaaaataaaagagaTATTGTTGCCCATCTTAGAAGTCAGAAGTAAATAGAAATTACGTTTGAAAAGAATAGAAATACTGCATTACAAGCGGCGGTTAGGGCCTTTTTTATATCAGTGCTCTTTAGAACTAAGAATTGCATCGAGTTGTTTCAAAAGATGCGCAATTCGTGTTTCTTAATTAAGAGTATATGTGTGAGCACGGTATTAACATTAGCGAGAAGTTATTCGAGCTGACATTAGTTGTTTTTAGGTTATTTTTTAGTTGTCACTTAGTTATAGTTCTTTCCAATTTATGAAGCGACTGTAAATAAGTACTCATGTACTGTGCTTAATAGACGACTGCAAATGCAACTATCTCAGTTTATACACACCGATTCCCTTAAAATGAGTTTTTTCACACGTAGACGAAATTTATCTGCGAATTACTAAAACCGTGAATATTTTTGTCTCGCGATTTTTATCATTGAAAGGTATTCTCTTCTGTTGGAAGACTTCCAAAGGAAAATTctgatttttaacaaaatggtGCCTTCCCAAAAAAAGCTTTCTTCTTCGATTATCACCTTACAAACGCcttcttgttggaaccaaaggtccTCCACAACAACATCTATCAATTCAGGAAGGTAATTCATTAATCCTTGTAGAGCCTACCCATTGAAGggctttatttttgaagaaatatgaaccaatgattcTCTCTGCTCAAAGATCACACGAATCTTTGACTTTTTGAGGATATAATGGCCTTTCAAACATGACTTGCAGGTTATCATCGCTTCAAAtgcgttaattttttttaacgtaCATAGATACCTTTtcgagaaaaattgaaattaatagctgaacaatattttcttatgaaaatcaGGATCGGTGGTCGCTTCAATCTGTAGTTGAGTTAGGCAACTTACTTcgtttttcatttgtttatttgaaatatgaagTCATATGCaatatctttaagaaaaaattatataccatgaatatagtattttttaaacacaattttcgCGTAACTAACACAACCAAATTTCGGTTAACATTGAGTTAATGTCACACATTCGCCAGCATCGTTCAGCAGATATCCGAAATTGCATTGGCAGCCGACGACGCACTGTGCCGTGCAAATTGTGCCCAACAAGGGATTATCACTGCATTTAACCGGACAAGCGGTGCCGCAAGTGGTGAACTGTGCATTTGGGCCGCATGAAGTGCCTTTAAacacataaacatttatataaatcTACGCAAATTGATATGTAGTCTTCGACACTCACCCGAATCCTGTGGTCGTGCTATCGCCATAGCTGTCAAGTATGAACAAATTATTAGTAAAATAAAGCAGATCTTGTTGCCCATTTTAGAAATCAAAAGTAAATAGAAATTCCGTTTGAAAAGCTTAGTAATACTAAATTTACTTTGGTGTGGGAGATTCTTTTATATTGGCGCCCTGCGCAAACCACTAATTGCATCCAGTTGCTGTAAGTGATGCATCTTAGTTAATTGTTAATATGTGAGCACGATATTGACATTAGTGAGGAGTTATTTGTTCAGCGTTATTAGATACGACAATATATGATtaactttaattatttataccctgaatagggtagaTTAAGTTTACCATGATGTTAGTAACACAGAAGAAAACatcggaaaccctataaaataaacatattagcGAGACAAAATGAGTAGATAAAGTCATgcccatctgtctgtctgtcagtcAGTCGGCATATACGAGAATTACTCCTtcgagaagctgctcatttttcggtAACGCCAATATCGGAGCATTATACAAAAAGAATTCAGATTATATATgggaaatttttctatttgatgagatttcacgaaatttggcatgaaagCTTTATCATTGTTtgatataataatatgtattacaGACATTTGACTCAAATAAGACTAGACGAAATTTGTTACTTAGTAAGGTTTGTCAAGCCAATTGTTAAAAGACGAACTTTTGGCCTGTATTCGAACCTATAAATTGAAGGACCCgtcaaaattttgattctcAAATAGTAGTCATtcccaaaaaatattaagttattctgaaaaagataaaaatcaaAGATATTATCAAAAACCTTTTTCCTTCTATCACTACCCGTCAAATACATCTACGAAGGTCTTATTCAAATTTCAAGCTGATCGTTTTAGCTATTTCGGAGAAATTTTCCTT
It includes:
- the LOC126754988 gene encoding chymotrypsin inhibitor — its product is MGNNISFILIMIFASFTAMAVARPQDAGISCGPNAEFTTCGAFCPPTCYISPFPIRAVCLQECRVGCQCNSGYVLNNAGQCVLSSEC
- the LOC126754987 gene encoding chymotrypsin inhibitor, which produces MDNKICFIFLMIFASFAVMAVARPQDLGASCGPNAQYTSCGTACPPRCSDNPAESTACIAVCVAGCQCNSGYVLNDAGQCVTSNEC
- the LOC126754986 gene encoding chymotrypsin inhibitor, producing MNNKICFVFLMIFASFMAMALARPQDSGASCGPNAQYTSCGTACPPRCSDNPAESTACIAVCVPGCQCNSGYVLNDAGQCVRRSEC
- the LOC126754433 gene encoding uncharacterized protein LOC126754433 → MGNKICFILLIICSYLTAMAIARPQDSGTSCGPNAQFTTCGTACPVKCSDNPLLGTICTAQCVVGCQCNFGYLLNDAGECVTLTQCMGNNISFILIMIFASFTAMAVARPQDAASFSTYPELHWQPGTHTAMQAVDSAGLSLHLGGQAVPHELFERDFYLLLTSNMRNNICFIFLIICASFVAMSIAQPEGPGIACGPNAQYTPCGIDCRPKCSDDPNPSEPTPCSAVCVAGCQCNSGYLLNDFGECVTRSEC